In Lepisosteus oculatus isolate fLepOcu1 chromosome 15, fLepOcu1.hap2, whole genome shotgun sequence, one genomic interval encodes:
- the il17d gene encoding interleukin-17D: MRATKYHRFQLPCRSAWFAVSRGTAVLRTAGISLLLLSLVSSAADQADKADRAKTPKRPPRPRPCLDLPEDILEQMFGRLSAGVLGAFHHALQLAPLEKENITCPASGRPAPDTKSRLPVNLLSISPWAYRISHDPSRYPRYIPEAYCLCQGCLSGPRGQESMLYRSTPVYMPAVVLRRAPSCAGGRYAYAESYVSLAVGCTCVPQLDRPGNDTWSRPA; this comes from the exons ATGAGGGCGACCAAG TACCACCGCTTTCAGCTGCCCTGTCGCTCTGCTTGGTTCGCTGTGAGCCGGGGGACGGCGGTGCTTCGCACTGCGGGCATCAGCCTGCTGCTCCTGTCGCTGGTGTCCAGCGCGGCGGACCAGGCGGACAAGGCGGACCGGGCGAAGACGCCCAAGCGACCTCCCCGGCCCCGGCCCTGCCTGGACCTTCCCGAGGACATCCTGGAGCAGATGTTCGGCCGGCTGTCGGCCGGCGTGCTGGGCGCCTTCCACCACGCCCTGCAGCTCGCTCCCCTGGAGAAGGAGAACATCACCTGTCCGGCCTCCGGGCGGCCCGCTCCGGACACGAAGTCTCGTCTCCCCGTCAACCTGCTCAGCATCTCTCCCTGGGCGTACAG GATCTCCCACGACCCGAGCAGGTACCCCAGGTACATCCCGGAGGCCTACTGCCTGTGCCAGGGCTGCCTGAGCGGCCCCCGCGGGCAGGAGAGCATGCTGTACCGCAGCACGCCCGTCTACATGCCCGCGGTGGTCCTGCGCCGCGCCCCCTCCTGCGCCGGGGGCCGCTACGCCTACGCCGAGAGCTACGTGTCCCTGGCGGTGGGCTGCACCTGCGTCCCGCAGCTGGACCGGCCCGGCAACGACACCTGGAGCCGGCCAGCGTGA